A segment of the Anopheles cruzii chromosome 2, idAnoCruzAS_RS32_06, whole genome shotgun sequence genome:
atatgtaatttatttatttattttttaaattgttctCGATACGGTGAAACTTTCTGGTGTCCCCACCCTGGGCACAGGTCTCTGTCAGGACCGCATTAttgctgttggtccttgttgtgggTTTTACCATGCGTTTTCAGATTCGTTGATGTATGAAATGCTTTGTCGCacactttacacacataaggtCGTTCTCCGGTGTGATGGCGGATATGCCTTTGAAGAGCACCTGATTCGTAGAATTTAGAGGGACATTTAGGACACTGATATTTTTTGTCCGCCTCTAACTTGGGTTCGTGAGTTCTCTTATGTTTCTTTAAGCTGCTTTGGCAACTTAAGACTTTGTTGCATAAGTTGCACTCTACATTAGTGCTGCGTGTTCGTCCGGGTCTGGCGGGTGTACGGCGGATGTTGCTTTTAAGCTTTGTTGATGAGGATTGGTGAGTTTTCATATGCTTAGATATGCTTAGTGAACTTAAAACTTTGTTACATATTTTACACTCAACAGTTTTGCTAGGTATTGCTTCGTGGATTCGACGGATGTGGTTTTTAAGCGACGTTTCATCTTTAAAATTAGCAGCACAAATTTCGCACATAAAAGGCCTTTCACCGGTGTGCCTACGAATATGAATTTTAAGGTAAGCAGGTTGCGCAAACCTAGCCGGGCAATAGGTACATTGATACTGTTCGTCTTTGTTGTGGGTTCTACAATGCGTTTTTAGATGAGAGGATGTATAGAACGCTTTGTCGCAAACTTTACATACATAAGGCCTTTCTCCGGTATGAAAGCGGATGTGTATTTTGAGGGAAGATGGGTCGTAGAACTTAGCGGGACACTGAGAACATTCATGTTGTCTGCCATTGGTATGAATTTTTCTATGATGTATCAGGGTGGAATGTGTTTTGAAAGATTTGTTGCAAATTTTGCACTGATAAGGCCTGCTGGGAATTTCTGCACTGGCATGGGTTCGACGAATGTGGGTTTCGAGTGTTGTCGCATAGGTAAATTTAGCAGAACAGTAATGACAAATAAATTGCCTCTTGTCGTTGTGCGTATGCATATGACTAGTCAGCTGGAATGATACAGCAAACGCTTTGTTAcaaattttgcaaacaaaaggCTTTTCCACGGTATGATGGGTGCGTATATGAATGGGTAATTTCCCTGCGTGCGCAAACTTCGCGGGACATTGAGGACATTGGTGATATTgatccttgttatgaattttgcTGTGgctgtttaaagtttgttGCGAAACAAACGCTTTATGGCAGACTTGGCACTCAAAAGGCTTCTCTCCGGTGTGATAACGAAGGTGGACAACTAAACGCTGATATGCCACAAAACTGGTGGAACAGTAGGGGCATTTATGTAGCTCGTCCTTGTTGTGAGTTTTCGCATGTTGCTTCAATGTATCTCGGGTTGTGAACGCGTCGTTGCAAAATTGGCACACAAAAGTAGGTTCCTCGGTGTGAATTCGTTCAATCGGCTCTTGAAATAACTGCAAATCAGTTTGTGGCAGGACTGGACCTGTGCTGGGAGCAGCATCCTTGAGACACTGATGTTCTTTTACCTTGGTGTTCAGTTCAATATCCTCATGTGTTTCTGAAT
Coding sequences within it:
- the LOC128278453 gene encoding zinc finger protein 14-like encodes the protein MYLKKALSSGVQPFECQVCHKAFVSQQTLNSHSKIHNKDQYHQCPQCPAKFAHAGKLPIHIRTHHTVEKPFVCKICNKAFAVSFQLTSHMHTHNDKRQFICHYCSAKFTYATTLETHIRRTHASAEIPSRPYQCKICNKSFKTHSTLIHHRKIHTNGRQHECSQCPAKFYDPSSLKIHIRFHTGERPYVCKVCDKAFYTSSHLKTHCRTHNKDEQYQCTYCPARFAQPAYLKIHIRRHTGERPFMCEICAANFKDETSLKNHIRRIHEAIPSKTVECKICNKVLSSLSISKHMKTHQSSSTKLKSNIRRTPARPGRTRSTNVECNLCNKVLSCQSSLKKHKRTHEPKLEADKKYQCPKCPSKFYESGALQRHIRHHTGERPYVCKVCDKAFHTSTNLKTHGKTHNKDQQQ